Proteins encoded in a region of the Streptomyces sp. NBC_01298 genome:
- a CDS encoding isochorismatase family protein codes for MHRALIVVDVQNDFCEGGSLAVTGGADIAASITELIGQATAGYRHVVATRDHHVDPGSHFAHPPAQPDYETSWPVHCVAGTEGVGFHPNFAPAVASGAVAAVFDKGAYEAAYSGFEGADENGRGLVEWLRDRQVTEVDVVGIATDHCVKATALDAARAGFRTHVLLDLTAGVAPHTTTRALAELREAGVELSGTPVVAG; via the coding sequence ATGCACCGCGCACTGATCGTCGTCGACGTCCAGAACGACTTCTGCGAGGGCGGCAGCCTCGCGGTCACCGGCGGGGCCGACATCGCCGCCTCCATCACCGAGCTCATCGGCCAGGCCACCGCCGGGTACCGGCACGTCGTCGCCACCCGCGACCACCACGTCGACCCCGGGTCCCACTTCGCGCACCCCCCGGCCCAGCCGGACTACGAGACCTCCTGGCCGGTGCACTGCGTCGCCGGGACCGAGGGCGTGGGCTTCCACCCGAACTTCGCGCCCGCCGTCGCCTCGGGGGCCGTGGCCGCCGTCTTCGACAAGGGGGCGTACGAGGCCGCGTACAGCGGTTTCGAGGGCGCGGACGAGAACGGCCGCGGGCTCGTGGAGTGGCTGCGCGACCGGCAGGTCACCGAGGTCGACGTGGTCGGCATCGCCACCGACCACTGCGTGAAGGCCACCGCCCTGGACGCGGCCCGCGCGGGGTTCCGTACGCACGTGCTGCTGGACCTGACCGCAGGCGTGGCCCCGCACACCACGACCCGAGCGCTGGCGGAGCTCCGGGAAGCCGGGGTGGAGCTGAGCGGGACCCCCGTGGTGGCCGGCTGA
- a CDS encoding nicotinate phosphoribosyltransferase, translated as MNPADLGLPVDVPSTALFTDHYELTMLQAALASGTADRRSVFEVFTRRLPEGRRYGVIAGTGRVLDAVENFRFDGAVLEFLRERGVVDARTLDWLASYRFSGDIWGYPEGEVYFPGSPVLRVEGSFAECVLLETVILSILNHDSAIAAAASRMSSAAGGRPLIEMGARRTHELAAVASARAAYVGGFTSTSDLAAGFRYGIPTVGTSAHAFTLLHDSERDAFTAQVASLGGSTTLLVDTYDVAEAVRTAVEVAGTDLGAVRIDSGDLLLVAHRVRQQLDELGATGTKIVVTSDLDEYAIASLAAAPVDAYGVGTQLVTGSGHPTCSMVYKLVARAASADPKAPLVSVAKKSSGGKTSVGGRKWAARRADSEGIAEAEVLGTGPVPAALADRQLLVELVKGGEVVARESLETARDRHREVLAGLPLSATQLSRGEAVIPTEYA; from the coding sequence ATGAACCCTGCGGACCTGGGCCTGCCGGTGGACGTGCCGTCGACAGCGCTCTTCACGGACCATTACGAGCTCACGATGCTGCAGGCCGCGCTGGCCAGCGGCACGGCCGACCGCCGCTCGGTCTTCGAGGTGTTCACCCGCCGGCTCCCCGAGGGGCGCCGCTACGGAGTGATCGCGGGGACCGGCCGGGTGCTCGACGCGGTGGAGAACTTCCGCTTCGACGGCGCCGTACTGGAGTTCCTGCGCGAGCGCGGCGTCGTCGACGCCCGCACCCTCGACTGGCTCGCCTCGTACCGCTTCTCCGGAGACATCTGGGGCTACCCGGAGGGCGAGGTCTACTTCCCCGGCTCCCCGGTCCTGCGCGTCGAGGGCAGCTTCGCCGAGTGCGTGCTGCTGGAGACCGTGATCCTGTCGATCCTCAACCACGACTCCGCGATCGCCGCGGCCGCCTCCCGGATGTCCTCGGCCGCCGGCGGCCGGCCGCTGATCGAGATGGGCGCCCGGCGCACGCACGAGCTGGCGGCCGTCGCCTCGGCGCGCGCCGCGTACGTCGGCGGTTTCACCTCGACCTCGGACCTGGCGGCCGGATTCCGGTACGGGATCCCGACGGTCGGCACCAGCGCCCACGCCTTCACCCTGCTGCACGACAGCGAGCGGGACGCCTTCACCGCCCAGGTCGCCTCGCTGGGCGGCTCCACCACGCTGCTGGTGGACACCTACGACGTCGCGGAGGCGGTCCGCACGGCCGTGGAGGTCGCCGGGACGGACCTGGGCGCCGTCCGCATCGACTCCGGGGACCTGCTGCTGGTCGCGCACCGGGTGCGGCAGCAGCTCGACGAGCTGGGGGCCACGGGGACGAAGATCGTGGTGACCTCGGACCTGGACGAGTACGCGATCGCCTCGCTGGCGGCCGCTCCGGTGGACGCGTACGGGGTCGGCACCCAGCTGGTGACGGGCAGCGGGCACCCGACGTGCTCGATGGTCTACAAGCTGGTGGCGCGGGCGGCCTCGGCCGACCCGAAGGCGCCGCTGGTGTCGGTGGCGAAGAAGTCCTCCGGCGGCAAGACCTCCGTCGGGGGACGCAAGTGGGCGGCCCGGCGGGCCGACTCCGAGGGGATCGCGGAGGCGGAGGTCCTCGGCACCGGGCCGGTGCCGGCCGCGCTGGCGGACAGGCAGCTGCTCGTGGAGCTGGTCAAGGGCGGCGAGGTCGTGGCCCGCGAGTCCCTGGAGACGGCCCGGGACCGCCACCGCGAGGTCCTGGCGGGCCTGCCCCTGTCGGCCACGCAGCTGTCCCGCGGCGAGGCCGTGATCCCGACCGAGTACGCGTAG
- the clpS gene encoding ATP-dependent Clp protease adapter ClpS: MGQVSVAPIEIERTESAEETFAVPEPDVPWVTLVHNDPVNLMSYVTYVFQAYFGYSKDKANKLMMDVHHKGRAVVSSGSREEMERDVQAMHGYGLWATMSQDRN; the protein is encoded by the coding sequence ATGGGACAAGTGAGTGTTGCTCCCATTGAGATCGAACGCACCGAATCCGCCGAAGAGACCTTCGCGGTCCCCGAACCCGACGTCCCGTGGGTGACCCTGGTGCACAACGACCCGGTCAACCTCATGAGCTACGTGACGTACGTGTTCCAGGCGTACTTCGGCTACTCCAAGGACAAGGCGAACAAGCTGATGATGGACGTCCACCACAAGGGTCGGGCGGTCGTCTCCAGCGGCAGCCGCGAGGAGATGGAACGGGACGTGCAGGCCATGCACGGCTACGGCCTCTGGGCGACCATGTCCCAGGACCGCAACTGA
- a CDS encoding DUF2017 domain-containing protein → MGGVFEPLKAGGAAIALDEIEISILRSLAVQLLELIGPGEPEPEPDADPLAALFAASDGPTEPPSDPALARLFPDAYGGPETPANADTEELRAHSAEFRRFTENDLRTRKREDALAVVRSLDGLSPAGDGAAVLEVDGELRLRWLGALNDLRLTIAARLDITEDDESAVLFRLPDDDPRKPMVMAYLWLGGLQETLIETLAGTL, encoded by the coding sequence ATGGGCGGCGTCTTCGAACCCCTGAAGGCCGGCGGGGCCGCCATCGCGCTGGACGAGATCGAGATCTCGATCCTGCGCTCCCTGGCCGTACAGCTGCTGGAGCTCATCGGACCCGGCGAGCCGGAGCCCGAGCCGGACGCCGACCCGCTGGCCGCGCTCTTCGCCGCCTCCGACGGCCCCACCGAGCCCCCCTCCGACCCGGCCCTGGCCCGGCTCTTCCCCGACGCCTACGGCGGCCCGGAGACCCCGGCGAACGCCGACACGGAGGAGCTGCGGGCCCACTCGGCCGAGTTCCGCCGCTTCACCGAGAACGACCTGCGCACCCGCAAGCGGGAGGACGCGCTGGCCGTCGTACGGAGCCTGGACGGGCTGAGCCCCGCGGGCGACGGCGCGGCCGTCCTGGAGGTCGACGGGGAGCTGCGCCTGCGCTGGCTGGGCGCCCTGAACGACCTGCGGCTCACCATCGCGGCCCGCCTCGACATCACGGAGGACGACGAGAGCGCGGTGCTGTTCCGGCTCCCGGACGACGACCCGCGCAAGCCGATGGTGATGGCCTACCTCTGGCTCGGCGGTCTCCAGGAGACCTTGATCGAGACGCTCGCCGGGACCCTCTGA
- a CDS encoding amino acid permease, which translates to MTSVQVDEQQHDTGEGDGYHRALGARQIQMIAIGGAIGTGLFLGAGKAISKAGPSLILAYAIAGLVIFFIMRALGELLMYRPVSGSFSDYAREFLGPFWGYVTGWTYWLFWVVTGITEVTAAAQYMSYWTHDGFPQWAYALIFTVILYGANLISVKLFGELEFWFSMVKVTAIVGMILICAGILTIGFSDAADTATVSNLWNDGGFFPKGLGGTLMTLQIVMFAFLAVELVGVTAGESKDPEKTLPKAINTVPWRIAVFYVGALIMILSVVPWHEFQPGVSPFVAAFEKMGLGVGAAIVNFVVLTAALSSCNSGMYSTGRMLRDLALNGQGPKFFTKLTKSGTPLVGTTFSAALMLVGVWINYVAPGKAFDYVVSFATISGMWAWIMILVCQIRYRAASDRGDLPASPFRAPGAPFTSYFALAFIGMVIVMMGIDKDARVSLYCAPLWGLLLGVSYLVMKSRDPRGAAFTKAS; encoded by the coding sequence ATGACCTCCGTACAGGTCGACGAGCAGCAGCACGACACGGGCGAGGGCGACGGCTACCACCGCGCACTCGGAGCCCGCCAGATCCAGATGATCGCGATCGGCGGCGCCATCGGCACCGGCCTCTTCCTGGGCGCCGGCAAGGCCATCTCCAAGGCCGGCCCCAGCCTGATCCTGGCCTACGCCATCGCGGGCCTGGTCATCTTCTTCATCATGCGGGCGCTGGGCGAACTGCTCATGTACCGCCCGGTGTCCGGCTCCTTCTCGGACTACGCCCGGGAGTTCCTCGGCCCCTTCTGGGGGTACGTGACCGGCTGGACCTACTGGCTCTTCTGGGTGGTCACCGGCATCACCGAAGTCACCGCCGCGGCGCAGTACATGTCGTACTGGACCCATGACGGCTTCCCGCAATGGGCGTACGCGCTGATCTTCACCGTCATCCTCTACGGCGCCAACCTGATCTCCGTGAAGCTCTTCGGCGAGCTGGAGTTCTGGTTCTCCATGGTCAAGGTCACCGCCATCGTCGGCATGATCCTGATCTGCGCCGGCATCCTCACCATCGGCTTCTCCGACGCGGCCGACACCGCCACCGTCTCCAACCTGTGGAACGACGGCGGCTTCTTCCCCAAGGGCCTCGGCGGCACGCTGATGACCCTGCAGATCGTGATGTTCGCCTTCCTCGCCGTCGAACTGGTCGGCGTCACCGCCGGCGAGTCCAAGGACCCCGAGAAGACCCTGCCCAAGGCCATCAACACCGTGCCGTGGCGCATCGCCGTCTTCTACGTCGGCGCGCTCATCATGATCCTGTCGGTCGTCCCGTGGCACGAGTTCCAGCCCGGCGTCAGCCCCTTCGTCGCCGCCTTCGAGAAGATGGGCCTCGGCGTCGGCGCCGCGATCGTCAACTTCGTCGTCCTGACCGCGGCCCTTTCCTCCTGCAACTCGGGCATGTACTCCACCGGCCGCATGCTGCGCGACCTCGCCCTCAACGGCCAGGGCCCGAAGTTCTTCACCAAGCTCACCAAGAGCGGCACCCCGCTGGTCGGCACCACCTTCTCCGCCGCGCTGATGCTGGTGGGCGTCTGGATCAACTACGTCGCCCCGGGCAAGGCCTTCGACTACGTCGTCTCCTTCGCCACCATCTCCGGCATGTGGGCCTGGATCATGATCCTGGTCTGCCAGATCCGCTACCGCGCCGCCTCCGACCGCGGCGACCTCCCCGCGTCCCCGTTCCGCGCCCCCGGCGCCCCGTTCACGAGCTACTTCGCCCTGGCCTTCATCGGCATGGTCATCGTGATGATGGGCATCGACAAGGACGCCCGGGTCTCGCTCTACTGCGCCCCCCTGTGGGGTCTGCTGCTCGGCGTCTCCTACCTGGTGATGAAGTCCCGCGACCCGCGCGGCGCGGCCTTCACCAAGGCCTCGTAG